The Methanothrix soehngenii GP6 genome has a window encoding:
- a CDS encoding dienelactone hydrolase family protein gives MASYKAGAGLLIAALAIALFIGWMGLPGSIPATKLNSLDWKVEEDGRLDYLISMPEFNLSEETVEGNSSLITVRYASRGAEMAGLLRLSRFSKTVSDDANKKDSIPGIVLLPGATVTKEREQGLAKRLADLGYATITLDQRNLGAIDVNADLALFIDGREPVEHMMVYDALSAAEVLRSVGTIS, from the coding sequence ATGGCAAGCTACAAGGCAGGAGCAGGACTTCTAATTGCCGCTTTGGCTATTGCTCTATTCATTGGATGGATGGGCCTTCCCGGCAGCATTCCAGCAACCAAGCTCAATAGCCTGGACTGGAAGGTGGAAGAAGATGGCAGGCTGGATTATCTGATCTCAATGCCCGAGTTCAATCTGAGCGAGGAGACGGTTGAAGGCAATAGCTCCTTGATTACAGTTCGGTATGCCAGCCGGGGAGCGGAGATGGCGGGACTTTTGAGACTTTCGAGATTTAGCAAGACCGTCAGCGATGATGCGAACAAAAAGGACAGTATTCCCGGAATAGTTCTCCTGCCCGGAGCCACAGTGACCAAAGAGCGGGAGCAGGGTTTGGCCAAGCGCCTGGCCGACCTGGGATATGCCACAATCACCTTGGACCAGAGAAACCTGGGGGCGATTGATGTTAATGCGGATCTTGCGCTTTTTATAGATGGAAGAGAGCCTGTGGAGCATATGATGGTCTATGATGCCCTGTCTGCAGCCGAAGTTCTGCGCTCTGTGGGCACAATCTCCTAA
- a CDS encoding nitroreductase family protein yields the protein MLDILRDRRSIRKYKDVKIDEQIIDQLKEAALRSPSSRGINPWRLLFITDKDMLEVLSRAKQSGSGFLKGASLGVVVIARDEESDVWIEDCSIASIILQLTGQSLGLGSCWIQIRNRMHNDGQTSEDYIRKALDLPEGSKVECMIAFGYPDEIKEPHPKSELEYGKILES from the coding sequence ATGCTAGATATATTGAGAGACCGGCGGAGCATCAGGAAATATAAGGATGTGAAGATCGATGAACAAATCATTGATCAGCTCAAGGAGGCTGCTTTGCGCTCACCAAGCTCCAGGGGTATCAATCCCTGGCGGCTTTTGTTCATCACCGATAAGGATATGCTGGAGGTGCTGTCCCGCGCCAAACAAAGCGGCTCCGGCTTCCTGAAGGGAGCCAGTCTGGGTGTGGTGGTCATAGCCAGGGATGAGGAATCGGACGTCTGGATTGAGGACTGCTCCATCGCTTCCATCATCCTGCAGCTGACTGGCCAGAGCCTGGGGCTGGGATCATGCTGGATCCAGATCCGAAACCGGATGCATAATGATGGCCAAACCTCTGAGGATTATATCCGAAAGGCCCTCGATCTGCCGGAGGGATCGAAGGTGGAATGCATGATCGCCTTTGGCTACCCTGATGAGATAAAGGAGCCCCATCCCAAGAGCGAGTTGGAGTACGGGAAGATACTGGAATCATAG
- a CDS encoding SRPBCC family protein has protein sequence MKINELAPVIASREVEVEASPETIWDIIVAVDSWPDWNSDVKAAFIEGDLAVGTRFSWKAGQLTIRSTVLQMERPHHLVWTGTTTGIKAVHLWQIEKRGEKALVRSEESWEGLLPSILRGTMKRMLSRSIQQTLLYLKREAERRSL, from the coding sequence ATGAAGATAAATGAATTAGCTCCCGTAATAGCCTCTCGAGAGGTTGAGGTCGAGGCCTCGCCAGAGACCATCTGGGATATCATCGTCGCCGTCGACAGCTGGCCGGACTGGAATTCGGATGTCAAGGCCGCCTTTATAGAGGGCGATCTGGCTGTCGGCACGAGGTTCAGTTGGAAGGCTGGCCAATTGACCATCCGCTCAACAGTCTTGCAGATGGAAAGGCCCCACCATCTGGTCTGGACTGGCACGACCACTGGAATTAAGGCGGTTCATCTCTGGCAGATCGAGAAGAGAGGAGAAAAAGCGCTCGTCAGGTCGGAGGAGTCCTGGGAAGGTCTCCTGCCAAGCATTCTGCGCGGCACAATGAAAAGGATGCTCTCAAGGTCGATCCAGCAGACGCTCTTATATCTCAAGAGGGAAGCGGAGAGAAGATCTTTATGA
- a CDS encoding DUF937 domain-containing protein, with protein MDSVVNMAMEQLMAGDNLSILSSKVGADEQSTKSALEMGLPLLLGAMSSKASSNDGANAILSGLADSAKGNSMQDMAKYFGSSSSSFGPGMLNSILGSSMIPIQQSIAKKTGLPQEVVGQLLTMALPLILGYLTKSSPEKEMKPDDLSKLLDEQSKMALTSSPEAEAMMKDILSAQDSGSGFMGMIKKLFKS; from the coding sequence ATGGATTCAGTGGTTAATATGGCAATGGAACAGCTTATGGCGGGAGATAATCTCTCTATATTAAGCAGCAAAGTTGGTGCAGACGAACAATCCACCAAATCCGCCCTGGAGATGGGCCTGCCCCTATTATTGGGAGCCATGAGCAGCAAAGCCTCCAGCAATGATGGGGCGAACGCTATCTTGAGCGGTCTTGCCGATTCAGCCAAGGGCAACTCAATGCAGGACATGGCCAAATACTTTGGCAGCAGCAGCTCATCCTTTGGACCGGGCATGCTCAATTCCATATTGGGGAGCAGCATGATTCCCATTCAGCAATCGATCGCTAAAAAGACTGGACTGCCTCAGGAGGTCGTCGGCCAGCTGCTTACTATGGCTCTGCCTCTGATTCTGGGATATTTGACAAAAAGCTCCCCAGAAAAGGAGATGAAACCGGATGATCTCTCAAAGCTGCTTGATGAGCAATCGAAGATGGCACTCACCTCGTCGCCAGAGGCTGAAGCAATGATGAAGGATATCCTATCCGCACAGGACAGCGGCAGTGGATTTATGGGGATGATCAAGAAGCTGTTTAAATCTTAG
- a CDS encoding pyruvate kinase alpha/beta domain-containing protein — MDKKIVYFDEGGSENTLETFRLVQERSSSLNIRKLVLASTTGSTAVKAKDFFSRDGIKLIVVPHQWDFHREQNAFPEPLTRELRREGHEVHFGTMLFHTDGLYGSNSATTMANLLRCFCQGVKVCFEIVLMATDAGLLVSGEKVIAIAGTASGSDTALVMQAASSQHLKRLRVNEIICKPLNPLNIDELKGR; from the coding sequence ATGGATAAGAAGATAGTCTATTTTGATGAGGGAGGATCGGAAAATACCCTAGAGACATTTCGGCTGGTGCAGGAGAGATCAAGCAGCCTGAACATCAGGAAGCTAGTCCTGGCTTCCACCACTGGATCTACTGCGGTGAAGGCGAAAGACTTTTTCAGCCGGGATGGTATCAAGCTGATAGTAGTGCCCCATCAGTGGGATTTTCATCGGGAGCAGAATGCCTTTCCTGAGCCGCTGACGAGAGAGCTGCGCAGAGAGGGGCATGAGGTTCATTTTGGGACGATGCTCTTTCATACCGACGGGCTCTACGGCTCAAACAGCGCTACCACAATGGCTAACCTCCTGCGATGCTTCTGCCAGGGGGTAAAGGTCTGCTTCGAGATAGTGCTCATGGCCACAGATGCCGGCCTCCTGGTCTCGGGAGAGAAGGTAATAGCAATAGCGGGGACCGCCTCAGGATCGGATACCGCACTGGTGATGCAGGCCGCCTCCAGCCAGCATCTGAAAAGGCTAAGGGTTAATGAGATCATCTGCAAGCCTCTCAATCCCTTGAATATAGACGAGCTGAAGGGAAGGTGA
- a CDS encoding transposase: protein MTEMQLSLINFPYREMLSNIFQDYSNDFEFTASGIFRKIVPPLCPECGHPMSHNGFNTCQKRHLGGANVGKYLCGACGKSTEEDRDFWIKLKADFFGIVTEICTRLRLNHVSYEVIESIMGYLYPRDKDTIRNMVQCAIEETDVPSVKNIQFVHYDEQHPKAGRNQKYRLTLLDSVTRQVIADELFDSKDADTIEGFLRRNLDTQKQIFIVTDLYRGYSNVFKRVFGNKVIHQFCLLHLNKLIVNDFPRKTSIEQELLKYKMLNIFFNRELEIEFLSTLIEEEKMMRQRSNKEYKSWIAEAKHLFYDFVRRLELRRRRESKNLEQRTYHEALNNFKFLKMQSDSFMISVRKRLDKIEELWPNLTAFYFTDNAPATNNPIENYYSTSLKTHRKKQLEEPGIKEQIKLSALKRAGVFGRPQKSLLNAFFMFIPFLDTG from the coding sequence ATGACTGAGATGCAATTAAGCTTGATAAATTTTCCGTATCGTGAAATGCTTTCAAATATCTTCCAGGATTACTCAAACGACTTTGAATTTACTGCGAGCGGTATTTTTCGGAAAATAGTGCCGCCATTATGTCCCGAATGTGGCCATCCAATGAGCCATAATGGTTTTAACACCTGCCAGAAGAGACATCTCGGAGGGGCAAACGTCGGGAAATATTTATGTGGCGCTTGCGGGAAGTCAACCGAAGAAGATCGAGACTTCTGGATCAAGCTAAAGGCAGACTTCTTCGGGATTGTCACGGAAATCTGCACACGTCTGAGGCTTAATCACGTATCTTATGAAGTGATAGAATCGATAATGGGCTATCTGTATCCTCGGGATAAAGATACCATCCGGAACATGGTCCAGTGCGCGATTGAGGAGACAGATGTCCCTTCGGTCAAAAATATCCAGTTCGTGCATTATGACGAGCAACATCCCAAGGCAGGACGAAACCAAAAGTATCGTTTGACACTCCTTGATTCGGTAACAAGGCAAGTAATCGCGGATGAGCTTTTCGATTCAAAAGATGCCGATACTATCGAAGGTTTCCTTCGAAGAAATCTCGACACTCAAAAGCAGATATTTATTGTCACAGACCTTTACAGAGGATACAGCAATGTTTTTAAAAGAGTATTCGGCAACAAGGTAATCCATCAATTCTGTTTGCTCCACTTGAATAAGCTCATAGTCAATGATTTTCCTCGAAAAACAAGCATCGAACAGGAATTGCTTAAATACAAAATGCTTAACATATTTTTTAACCGTGAACTTGAGATTGAATTCCTTTCCACCTTGATCGAAGAAGAGAAAATGATGAGACAGAGAAGCAACAAGGAATACAAATCATGGATTGCAGAAGCCAAGCACCTATTTTATGATTTTGTTCGACGTCTGGAATTGAGACGTAGAAGAGAAAGCAAAAACCTTGAGCAAAGAACTTATCATGAAGCTTTAAATAATTTTAAATTTTTAAAGATGCAATCCGACTCGTTTATGATATCCGTTAGAAAGAGGCTGGATAAAATCGAAGAGCTTTGGCCAAACCTTACAGCATTTTACTTTACCGATAATGCCCCGGCTACAAACAATCCCATAGAAAATTACTATTCAACAAGTCTCAAGACTCATAGAAAAAAACAATTAGAGGAACCAGGAATCAAAGAGCAGATAAAGCTCTCTGCGCTAAAGAGAGCAGGAGTCTTTGGAAGGCCTCAAAAGTCTCTACTCAATGCATTCTTTATGTTCATTCCTTTTCTAGATACGGGTTAA